One segment of Halomonas sp. TD01 DNA contains the following:
- a CDS encoding pentapeptide repeat-containing protein → MITRNALPVLSRQTTAIFLCLSAIGSVVADDYVEEYQPPVHNGCELVPGTQCANMDLSGGDFSNLDLQGANFAGSNLEGADFRHSNLRSVDFEGASLRHANLNRARMPSTHLRGADLSHASLIGLDSWSIYAQGATFDHADLTGANLEFARLSGASMQGTTLMGSNLEMAWMNKVNLIGADLRDANLQEAKMNIARLNDADMTGARIHYGNFQMAQMEGCTACPFDWE, encoded by the coding sequence ATGATAACGCGTAATGCTCTACCTGTATTAAGCCGCCAAACGACGGCGATTTTTCTCTGTCTGAGCGCGATAGGCAGCGTCGTTGCCGACGATTATGTTGAAGAGTATCAACCGCCTGTGCATAACGGCTGTGAGCTGGTGCCAGGTACTCAATGCGCCAATATGGATTTATCCGGTGGCGACTTTTCCAATCTTGACTTACAAGGCGCTAACTTTGCGGGCAGCAATCTAGAGGGCGCTGATTTCCGCCACAGCAACCTACGCAGCGTGGATTTTGAAGGCGCATCGTTGCGACATGCCAACCTCAATCGCGCGCGTATGCCTAGCACTCATTTACGTGGTGCCGATCTTTCCCATGCCAGTTTGATTGGGTTGGATAGCTGGAGTATCTATGCCCAGGGCGCGACGTTTGACCATGCTGATTTGACTGGCGCTAACCTGGAGTTTGCCCGGCTTTCTGGCGCCAGCATGCAGGGAACGACGCTGATGGGCAGTAATCTGGAAATGGCCTGGATGAATAAGGTCAACCTGATCGGAGCGGACCTGCGCGATGCTAATCTGCAAGAAGCCAAAATGAACATCGCGCGCCTCAATGATGCGGATATGACGGGTGCTCGCATCCACTATGGAAACTTCCAAATGGCCCAAATGGAGGGCTGTACCGCCTGCCCGTTTGATTGGGAGTAA
- a CDS encoding rhodanese-like domain-containing protein yields the protein MLAQSSAHSVRRYILCLAWASGVFSGAALAEAPSAAFNQEGYRLPPFKAPVTAPLPGVTTLDDHAFQALVEAPPVILVDVNALPWSDGLFLQDSPHLTIPNSVWLPNVGAPALEDEWIDYFTDALDVFREYAEAAPLVFFCRADCWLSWNAARRAEAMGYEELYWYPGGVDGWQASGHSLAAVCPQLPAHAERATCEP from the coding sequence ATGTTGGCACAATCTTCGGCGCACTCTGTGCGCCGCTATATCCTCTGTTTGGCTTGGGCATCTGGTGTATTCAGCGGAGCGGCACTCGCTGAAGCGCCCTCAGCGGCATTTAACCAAGAAGGCTACCGCTTGCCGCCTTTTAAAGCACCGGTTACTGCACCGCTACCAGGGGTGACCACGTTAGATGATCATGCCTTTCAAGCCCTTGTAGAAGCACCGCCAGTGATATTAGTGGATGTTAATGCGCTGCCCTGGAGCGACGGCCTGTTTTTGCAAGATAGCCCTCATCTAACCATTCCTAACAGCGTTTGGCTGCCCAACGTTGGCGCACCTGCATTGGAAGATGAGTGGATCGACTATTTCACCGATGCACTTGATGTGTTTCGTGAGTATGCAGAGGCGGCGCCGCTAGTATTCTTCTGCCGGGCTGACTGCTGGCTTTCCTGGAACGCTGCTCGGCGTGCCGAGGCAATGGGCTATGAAGAGCTATATTGGTACCCCGGTGGGGTGGATGGCTGGCAAGCGAGCGGTCATTCGTTAGCAGCCGTTTGCCCGCAGTTGCCCGCTCATGCTGAGCGAGCTACCTGCGAGCCTTAA
- the pqqE gene encoding pyrroloquinoline quinone biosynthesis protein PqqE → MVNQNTGNPAAEATSPPLWLLAELTYRCPLQCAYCSNPLAFTRYQNELDTDAWFSVLRQARAMGAAQLGFSGGEPLIRQDLEALVSEARQLGFYTNLLTSGVGLTAQRVDSLAEAGLDHIQISLQAADPELAQALAGSAKAHANKLAMAKAVKAAGYPMVLNVVLHRHNIDQIGDLIALCDELGADAVELANCQYYGWAFLNRQALMPTREQLVRAEAETNRWRETLAARGRDMSLLFVVPDYFEQAPKACMGGWGSIFMTVAPDGAVLPCHSARELPMAFPNVKETSLQDIWYQSDAFNRFRGTQWMPTLCQQCDDRDKDHGGCRCQAYLLTGDMNATDPVCQHSPQHGLLESLIAENSQNTPDQATLIPRNARQSKQLQTKQLQNQVESQTDRQSQNSSAAPSPRQPPELIYRQ, encoded by the coding sequence ATGGTTAATCAAAACACGGGTAACCCAGCCGCTGAAGCGACCTCACCGCCCTTATGGCTGCTGGCGGAACTCACCTACCGCTGCCCGCTGCAGTGCGCTTACTGCTCTAACCCGCTGGCATTTACCCGCTACCAAAACGAGCTGGATACCGACGCGTGGTTTAGCGTGCTGCGCCAGGCCCGAGCCATGGGCGCGGCTCAGTTGGGGTTTTCCGGCGGCGAGCCGCTGATTCGCCAAGACCTTGAAGCGCTGGTAAGCGAAGCACGCCAGCTAGGCTTTTATACCAACCTGCTGACCTCCGGGGTGGGTCTCACGGCCCAGCGGGTAGACTCCTTGGCAGAGGCAGGTCTTGATCATATCCAGATTAGCCTGCAAGCCGCCGACCCCGAACTGGCCCAGGCACTGGCGGGTTCTGCCAAGGCCCACGCTAACAAGTTGGCCATGGCTAAGGCCGTTAAAGCAGCCGGCTATCCTATGGTTTTGAACGTGGTCTTGCACCGGCACAATATCGATCAAATTGGCGATCTGATTGCCCTCTGCGATGAACTAGGTGCGGATGCGGTTGAGCTGGCCAACTGCCAGTATTACGGCTGGGCGTTTTTGAACCGACAGGCGTTAATGCCTACCCGTGAACAGCTGGTACGTGCCGAAGCAGAAACCAATCGCTGGCGTGAAACACTCGCTGCACGTGGCCGCGATATGTCATTACTATTTGTGGTGCCAGACTACTTTGAGCAAGCGCCTAAAGCGTGCATGGGTGGTTGGGGCAGTATCTTTATGACCGTTGCCCCAGACGGCGCCGTGTTGCCCTGCCACAGCGCCAGGGAGTTACCAATGGCGTTTCCGAACGTCAAAGAGACGTCGCTGCAAGACATTTGGTACCAAAGCGATGCTTTCAACCGTTTTCGCGGCACCCAGTGGATGCCTACGCTTTGCCAGCAGTGCGACGATCGCGATAAAGACCATGGCGGCTGCCGTTGCCAAGCCTATTTATTAACCGGCGATATGAACGCTACTGACCCCGTATGCCAGCACTCTCCCCAACATGGGTTGTTAGAGAGTTTAATCGCAGAAAACAGCCAAAACACGCCCGATCAAGCGACTCTTATCCCCCGCAATGCCCGCCAGTCAAAGCAGTTGCAAACAAAGCAGTTACAGAATCAGGTTGAAAGTCAGACTGACCGTCAAAGTCAAAATAGTTCAGCGGCGCCTTCGCCCCGCCAACCACCCGAGCTGATTTATCGGCAATAA
- the pqqD gene encoding pyrroloquinoline quinone biosynthesis peptide chaperone PqqD, which produces MSQQLVISHHDIYQLRRGWRLQWEAIQGCHVILYPEGMVKLSATAGAILEQVDGHRSIADIIATLQQRYPGAETLADDVVQFIDEARSNGWLAVKEVHCG; this is translated from the coding sequence ATGTCACAGCAACTCGTCATATCACATCACGATATTTACCAGCTGCGACGCGGTTGGCGCTTACAGTGGGAAGCCATTCAAGGCTGCCACGTTATTCTTTATCCCGAAGGCATGGTCAAGCTCAGCGCGACCGCCGGAGCAATTCTTGAACAGGTCGATGGCCACCGATCTATCGCTGACATTATCGCTACTCTACAGCAGCGCTACCCAGGCGCGGAGACCCTAGCAGACGACGTCGTGCAGTTTATCGATGAAGCCCGCAGCAACGGCTGGCTAGCCGTGAAGGAGGTTCATTGTGGTTAA
- the pqqC gene encoding pyrroloquinoline-quinone synthase PqqC, which produces MALTAMMPCASATPLSREAFREALMNKGQYYHLNHPFQQAMASGELTQEQLQGWVANRFYYQLMIPQKDAALLANCPDAATRRRWVQRLLDHDGHDGDEGGIEAWLALGEAVGLHRHTLLSQERVLPGVRFAVDAYRHFVARAPWQEAAISSLTELFAPLAHQNRLDTWPQHYPWINEQGYRYFRKRLSEARRDVEHGLEIALGVCTTVALQQRALDILQFKLDVLWSMLDAMTMAYQLDRPPYHTVTREAVYHRGLEHSHY; this is translated from the coding sequence ATGGCGCTGACAGCGATGATGCCCTGCGCTTCTGCCACCCCACTCAGCCGGGAGGCGTTCCGTGAAGCGCTGATGAATAAAGGACAGTACTACCATCTTAACCACCCCTTTCAACAGGCGATGGCTAGCGGAGAGCTTACCCAGGAACAACTGCAAGGCTGGGTGGCTAACCGTTTTTACTACCAGTTGATGATTCCCCAAAAAGATGCCGCGCTGCTGGCCAACTGCCCAGATGCCGCTACCCGCAGGCGATGGGTGCAACGCCTGCTTGACCACGACGGCCACGACGGAGATGAAGGCGGGATTGAAGCCTGGTTAGCCCTAGGTGAAGCCGTAGGGCTACACCGTCATACACTGCTTTCCCAGGAGCGTGTGCTACCCGGCGTGCGCTTTGCGGTAGATGCTTACCGCCACTTTGTCGCCCGTGCCCCCTGGCAGGAGGCAGCGATCTCATCGCTTACCGAGCTGTTTGCTCCTCTTGCCCACCAAAACCGCCTGGACACTTGGCCCCAGCACTACCCGTGGATTAACGAGCAAGGCTATCGCTACTTTCGTAAGCGGCTCAGTGAAGCCCGCCGAGACGTCGAGCATGGCCTGGAAATCGCCTTAGGCGTGTGTACGACGGTGGCGCTGCAGCAGCGCGCGCTGGACATTTTGCAATTTAAGCTCGATGTGCTGTGGAGCATGTTGGATGCCATGACCATGGCTTATCAGTTAGACCGCCCGCCTTACCACACCGTCACCCGCGAAGCGGTGTATCACCGTGGGCTTGAGCACTCACATTACTAG
- the pqqB gene encoding pyrroloquinoline quinone biosynthesis protein PqqB, whose amino-acid sequence MQILVLGAAAGGGFPQWNCNCPNCYHARLGSADYQPRTQSSIALSVDGKQWLLCNASPDIRTQLNANPELWPSELRGSGIRGVLLVDAQIDHVTGLLSLREGCPLDIWCTPNVHRDLSSGFPLFPMLEHWGGLRWQPIGLEDHQEVVEFSIPFLPDIALTAFALHSNAPPYSPRRGAPSCGDNLGLYIVDRRSGQSLCYAPGLGNPTPLAMRFLNAADVVMVDGTLWEDDEMQALGVGTSTGQQMGHLALNGSGGMYELLNDLPSSTRRILIHINNTNPILDCASCPAKTLQAAGIETAYDGMKLTL is encoded by the coding sequence ATGCAGATTTTAGTTCTTGGGGCTGCCGCAGGCGGCGGTTTTCCCCAATGGAATTGCAACTGCCCAAACTGCTACCACGCTCGCCTGGGCAGTGCCGATTATCAACCTCGCACCCAATCATCGATTGCGTTGAGCGTGGATGGCAAGCAGTGGTTGCTATGCAATGCGTCCCCTGACATTCGCACCCAGCTCAATGCCAACCCAGAATTATGGCCAAGCGAGCTACGCGGCAGCGGTATTCGAGGCGTGCTGCTGGTGGATGCCCAGATCGATCATGTCACCGGGCTACTTTCCCTAAGAGAGGGCTGCCCGCTGGATATATGGTGCACGCCCAATGTGCATCGCGATTTATCTAGCGGTTTTCCGTTGTTCCCGATGCTGGAGCACTGGGGCGGGCTACGCTGGCAGCCGATTGGTTTGGAGGATCATCAGGAGGTTGTCGAGTTTTCGATTCCCTTCCTACCAGATATCGCGCTCACCGCCTTTGCGCTACACAGTAATGCCCCGCCCTACTCGCCACGGCGCGGCGCGCCCTCCTGCGGTGATAATTTAGGCCTGTACATTGTTGACCGCCGCAGCGGACAGTCGCTGTGCTACGCCCCAGGGCTTGGCAACCCCACACCGCTGGCCATGCGTTTCTTAAACGCCGCTGATGTGGTGATGGTGGATGGCACCCTGTGGGAGGACGACGAAATGCAGGCACTGGGCGTTGGCACCTCTACAGGCCAACAGATGGGTCACCTCGCGCTCAATGGCAGCGGTGGTATGTATGAGCTACTGAACGACCTACCCAGCAGCACACGGCGCATTTTGATTCATATCAACAACACCAACCCAATTTTAGACTGCGCTAGCTGCCCCGCAAAAACATTGCAGGCCGCAGGCATCGAAACGGCTTACGACGGAATGAAACTTACCTTATAG
- the pqqA gene encoding pyrroloquinoline quinone precursor peptide PqqA — protein sequence MWTKPTYQDMRLGFEVTLYISTR from the coding sequence ATGTGGACTAAACCGACGTATCAAGACATGCGCCTTGGCTTTGAAGTAACGCTGTATATCTCTACCCGCTAA
- a CDS encoding Re/Si-specific NAD(P)(+) transhydrogenase subunit alpha, translated as MKIGAPKETAQGEARVALTPESAKQLQKLGHECLVEAGAGAAAGFNDDTYRDAGVSVVESAEALWRDADVVIKVREPSETEAHYLREGQTLIAFFWPAQNEALLDTCKAQGASVIAMDMVPRISRAQKMDALSSMANIAGYRAVIEAGNNFGRFFTGQVTAAGKVPPAKVLVIGAGVAGLAAIGTATSLGAVVRAFDVRPEVSEQIESMGAEFLFLDFEDSQDGSESGGYASPSSPEFREKQLECFREQAPDVDIVITTALIPGRPAPKLWLEDMVAAMKPGSVIIDLAAEKGGNCDLTKPDERVVSDNGVVVVGYTDFPSRMATQASLLYATNIRHMLTDLTPEKDGVIHHNMEDDVIRGATVTHQGEVTFPPPPPKVKAIAAAKPKKKEKEPTPEEKKAAELATFKAQTKRQAGLLAVGGALMLLLGQIAPASFMQHFIVFVLACFIGFQVIWKVSHSLHTPLMAVTNAISGIIILGAILQIGSGSGVVIVLAAISVLIASINIVGGFLVTRRMLAMFQKS; from the coding sequence GTGAAAATAGGCGCACCGAAAGAGACAGCTCAAGGAGAAGCGCGTGTAGCGCTTACTCCTGAGAGCGCAAAGCAGCTTCAAAAGCTGGGCCATGAATGCCTGGTGGAAGCAGGCGCAGGGGCTGCCGCGGGCTTTAATGACGACACGTATCGCGACGCGGGTGTCAGCGTTGTGGAAAGCGCGGAAGCGCTGTGGCGTGATGCGGACGTGGTGATTAAAGTCCGTGAACCTTCGGAAACAGAGGCTCACTATTTGCGGGAAGGCCAGACGCTGATTGCGTTCTTCTGGCCAGCACAAAACGAAGCACTGTTGGACACCTGTAAAGCTCAGGGCGCCTCTGTTATTGCGATGGACATGGTTCCGCGTATTTCTAGAGCGCAGAAAATGGATGCGCTCTCCTCAATGGCCAACATTGCGGGCTATCGTGCGGTGATTGAGGCGGGCAATAACTTTGGTCGCTTCTTTACTGGGCAGGTAACGGCCGCGGGTAAAGTTCCTCCTGCCAAAGTATTGGTGATCGGCGCGGGTGTGGCGGGCTTGGCGGCTATTGGTACCGCGACTAGCCTTGGCGCTGTGGTGCGTGCATTTGATGTACGCCCAGAGGTGTCCGAGCAGATTGAATCCATGGGCGCTGAATTCCTGTTCCTCGATTTTGAAGATAGTCAGGACGGTTCGGAAAGCGGTGGCTATGCCTCACCCTCCAGCCCAGAGTTTCGCGAGAAACAGCTGGAATGTTTCCGCGAACAAGCACCGGATGTCGACATCGTTATCACCACGGCGCTGATTCCAGGTCGGCCCGCGCCAAAGCTGTGGCTGGAAGATATGGTCGCGGCTATGAAACCTGGCTCGGTGATTATCGACTTAGCCGCTGAAAAAGGCGGCAACTGTGATTTAACCAAGCCAGATGAGCGTGTGGTATCTGATAACGGTGTAGTGGTGGTTGGCTATACCGACTTCCCCTCACGCATGGCCACCCAGGCGTCGCTGCTTTACGCCACCAACATTCGCCATATGCTGACCGATCTCACGCCGGAGAAAGACGGCGTCATCCATCACAACATGGAAGACGATGTCATTCGCGGTGCCACGGTCACGCACCAGGGCGAAGTCACCTTCCCGCCGCCGCCGCCCAAAGTAAAAGCCATTGCCGCGGCGAAGCCAAAGAAAAAAGAGAAAGAACCAACGCCTGAAGAGAAGAAAGCAGCTGAGCTGGCCACCTTTAAAGCACAAACCAAGCGGCAAGCCGGCTTGTTGGCGGTGGGTGGCGCGTTAATGCTGTTGTTGGGTCAAATAGCCCCTGCCTCATTTATGCAGCACTTCATCGTGTTTGTATTAGCCTGTTTCATTGGCTTCCAGGTGATCTGGAAGGTGAGTCATTCGCTGCATACGCCGCTAATGGCGGTCACTAATGCCATCTCAGGCATCATTATTTTAGGGGCAATTTTGCAAATCGGCTCAGGCAGTGGCGTCGTTATCGTGCTGGCGGCCATTTCGGTACTTATTGCGTCGATTAATATCGTGGGTGGCTTCCTGGTGACACGCCGGATGCTCGCCATGTTCCAAAAATCCTAA
- a CDS encoding NAD(P)(+) transhydrogenase (Re/Si-specific) subunit beta: MLGQGFVSAAAIAASVLFILSLGGLSNQEKAKRAVWYGIVGMAVAVFFTSFGPGIGGYWWLIPAMLIGAGIGVYVAGKVEMTEMPQLVAALHSFVGLAAVFVAWSADLERRRVLAAQAADGAMQEFSAFAALVATKAPDELTFLQIEVVFAIFIGAVTFTGSVIAFGKLAGKVDGKPRQLPGGHMLNAGAAAISLLLAIMYLNGAGFWTLIVLAALSFFIGYHLIMGIGGADMPVVVSMLNSYSGWAAAAIGFTLSNDLLIVTGALVGSSGAILSYIMCKAMNRNFVNVILGGFGGAQGPAAEIEGEQVAIDAGGVASALNDADSVIIVPGYGMAVAQAQSAVSDLVRKLRAAGKTVRFGIHPVAGRLPGHMNVLLAEAKVPYDIVLEMDEINDDFPSTDVVIVIGSNDIVNPAAEEDPNSPIAGMPVLKVWEAKQVFVSKRGQGTGYSGIENPLFFKDNTRMFYGDARDSLNALLPLID; this comes from the coding sequence ATGTTAGGACAAGGATTCGTATCTGCCGCGGCAATTGCGGCAAGTGTGTTATTTATTTTATCGCTAGGTGGCCTGAGTAATCAGGAAAAAGCCAAGCGTGCCGTGTGGTACGGCATTGTGGGTATGGCCGTAGCGGTGTTCTTTACCTCCTTCGGACCAGGTATTGGTGGCTACTGGTGGCTGATTCCGGCAATGCTGATCGGTGCTGGGATTGGTGTTTACGTGGCAGGCAAGGTCGAAATGACCGAAATGCCTCAGTTGGTAGCGGCACTACATAGTTTTGTGGGTTTGGCAGCGGTTTTTGTTGCCTGGAGCGCAGATTTAGAGCGTCGCCGGGTACTGGCAGCACAAGCCGCCGATGGCGCTATGCAAGAGTTTTCTGCCTTTGCCGCGTTGGTGGCCACGAAGGCCCCTGATGAACTGACCTTTTTGCAGATTGAAGTGGTGTTCGCCATTTTCATCGGTGCGGTGACCTTTACCGGCTCTGTGATTGCGTTCGGTAAGCTGGCGGGTAAGGTGGATGGCAAGCCTCGCCAACTGCCGGGTGGGCATATGCTCAACGCCGGTGCTGCGGCGATTTCTCTGCTGCTTGCGATTATGTACCTCAACGGCGCAGGCTTCTGGACATTAATCGTGCTGGCGGCGCTGTCGTTCTTCATTGGCTATCACCTGATTATGGGCATTGGCGGTGCAGATATGCCGGTGGTGGTGTCGATGCTGAACAGCTATTCCGGCTGGGCCGCAGCGGCGATTGGTTTCACGCTTTCCAACGATCTGTTGATTGTCACCGGCGCCCTGGTAGGTTCTTCAGGGGCGATCCTGTCTTACATTATGTGTAAGGCGATGAACCGCAACTTCGTTAACGTGATTTTGGGCGGTTTCGGTGGTGCTCAAGGGCCAGCAGCTGAAATTGAGGGCGAACAGGTCGCCATTGATGCAGGCGGTGTAGCGAGCGCTTTAAACGATGCAGATAGCGTGATTATCGTGCCGGGTTACGGCATGGCGGTAGCGCAAGCACAGAGTGCGGTAAGTGACTTAGTGCGTAAGCTGCGCGCAGCCGGTAAAACCGTGCGCTTTGGTATTCACCCGGTGGCCGGGCGTCTGCCTGGGCACATGAACGTGCTGCTCGCTGAAGCTAAAGTGCCCTACGATATCGTGCTGGAAATGGATGAGATCAACGACGACTTCCCAAGCACTGACGTGGTGATCGTGATCGGTTCCAATGACATCGTAAACCCAGCGGCCGAGGAAGATCCCAATAGCCCTATCGCCGGTATGCCGGTGTTGAAGGTGTGGGAAGCCAAGCAGGTATTTGTCAGCAAACGCGGCCAAGGCACTGGCTACTCTGGCATTGAGAACCCGCTGTTCTTCAAAGATAACACGCGGATGTTCTACGGCGATGCAAGAGATAGCTTAAATGCGCTGCTGCCGTTAATCGATTAA